The Pseudomonadota bacterium genome has a window encoding:
- a CDS encoding nitrogenase gives MSDNYTSTTNACKLCKPIGACLAFKGVEGAVPFLHGSQGCATYMRRYIISHFREPMDIASSSLGEKNAIFGGGPNLKQGIKNVTTKYGAKMIGIATTCLTETIGDDVPSIIKNFREEEKSIFESGDSPLLVNVSTPSYGGTHMEGFHDAVKALVDQIATKEGKDESVNLLPGFISPADIRYLKEVFSDFNIKGVILPDISESLDGTALLDYQKISEGGTPLSKIKSMGKARATIEFGRTIFGNTTAGKLLNTRFGVKNYSLGMPVGLRESDEFFSVIEDISGCKTPEKHVLERGRLIDSYVDAHKYIFGCKAVVYGEEDLVVGLTSFLAEIGIQPVLCASGGKSRKMEKEITAVTKGIIDAPLVKEGVDFYDIGEDVATLKPDLLIGHSKGYALAKKYGIPLMRVGFPIHDRIGGQRVLHLGYRGAQALLDNLVNLVIEKKQNDSPVGYSYM, from the coding sequence ATGTCTGATAACTATACGTCAACAACAAACGCATGTAAACTATGCAAACCTATCGGGGCATGCCTTGCTTTTAAGGGTGTTGAAGGGGCTGTGCCGTTTCTGCACGGATCACAGGGATGCGCAACATATATGCGCCGCTATATTATAAGTCATTTCAGGGAACCAATGGATATAGCGTCTTCTTCGCTGGGAGAAAAAAATGCTATATTCGGTGGAGGCCCGAATTTAAAGCAGGGGATCAAAAATGTAACCACAAAGTATGGGGCAAAGATGATCGGTATCGCCACGACCTGCTTAACTGAAACAATCGGCGATGATGTTCCTTCCATTATTAAAAATTTTCGTGAAGAAGAAAAATCTATTTTTGAATCCGGTGACTCTCCGCTTCTGGTGAATGTTTCCACACCAAGCTATGGCGGTACGCATATGGAAGGTTTTCATGATGCCGTTAAGGCGCTTGTTGATCAGATTGCAACTAAAGAAGGCAAAGATGAATCCGTTAACCTGCTGCCGGGGTTTATTTCACCAGCCGACATACGTTATCTAAAAGAGGTTTTTTCTGATTTTAATATCAAAGGAGTAATACTGCCTGATATTTCGGAATCTTTAGATGGTACGGCTCTTCTTGATTATCAGAAGATTTCTGAAGGTGGAACTCCACTGTCTAAAATAAAAAGCATGGGAAAGGCCCGTGCAACTATTGAATTCGGGCGTACAATTTTTGGAAATACCACCGCAGGAAAACTCTTAAATACCCGTTTTGGTGTTAAAAACTATTCTCTTGGGATGCCGGTTGGGCTTAGGGAGAGTGATGAATTTTTCTCGGTTATAGAAGACATATCAGGATGCAAAACACCCGAAAAGCATGTACTGGAACGTGGCAGACTTATAGATTCATATGTGGATGCTCATAAATATATTTTCGGATGCAAGGCTGTTGTTTATGGAGAAGAAGATCTGGTTGTTGGTCTTACTTCGTTTTTGGCAGAAATAGGAATTCAGCCGGTTCTTTGTGCATCAGGTGGAAAGAGCAGAAAAATGGAAAAAGAGATTACTGCGGTAACTAAAGGGATTATCGATGCGCCGCTTGTAAAAGAGGGCGTTGATTTTTATGACATCGGAGAAGATGTAGCAACATTAAAACCTGATCTTCTTATCGGACACAGCAAGGGTTACGCTCTGGCAAAAAAGTATGGGATTCCTTTGATGAGGGTAGGTTTTCCGATCCATGATCGTATAGGCGGACAGCGTGTTCTTCACCTGGGCTATCGCGGGGCGCAGGCCCTGCTTGATAACCTTGTAAATTTAGTAATCGAAAAGAAGCAGAATGATTCACCTGTTGGATACTCTTATATGTAA
- the nifE gene encoding nitrogenase iron-molybdenum cofactor biosynthesis protein NifE: protein METSTAVIFEERENQIHRKGESPFNIDCNRDSLAGAISQRACVFCGSRVVLYPIADALHLVHGPIGCAVYTWDIRGALSSGPELHRLSFSTDLQEKDVIFGGEKKLYRALNDLIDLHGPKAAFVYSTCIVGIIGDDLEAVCRKVSAEKGIPVIPVQSEGFKGNKREGYNAACRALFRLVGTGETNDISPYSLNILGDFNLAGEIWLIRDYFKRMGVEVVANITGDGRVEDIKRAHGAKLNVVQCSGSTMDLANMMEETYGIPSIRVSYFGVEDMAQALYDVANYFGDSQMIEKTRELVKDELAVLYPELKKYKKALEGKKAAIYVGGAFKAFSLVKALRHLGMKVVMVGSQTGTKEDYEELEEITDPGTIIVDDSNPLELSQFVKEKGVDIFIGGVKERPVAFKLGVGFCDHNHERKIGLEGFEGMLNFAKEVYNTVMSPVWRFVPRNTTGDVKNV, encoded by the coding sequence CTGGCCGGAGCGATAAGCCAGAGAGCGTGTGTTTTTTGCGGCTCCAGAGTGGTATTGTATCCGATTGCAGATGCTCTGCATCTGGTACATGGCCCTATAGGCTGCGCAGTCTATACCTGGGATATCAGGGGGGCGCTATCATCAGGTCCCGAACTCCACCGGCTTAGTTTTAGTACCGACCTGCAGGAAAAAGATGTTATTTTCGGCGGAGAAAAAAAACTTTATAGAGCATTAAATGATCTTATCGATCTTCATGGACCTAAGGCGGCATTTGTCTATTCAACCTGTATAGTCGGAATTATTGGTGATGATCTGGAAGCAGTCTGCCGCAAGGTCAGTGCAGAAAAGGGAATTCCGGTTATTCCGGTTCAGTCGGAAGGCTTCAAGGGTAATAAACGTGAAGGCTATAACGCTGCGTGCAGGGCCCTTTTCAGGCTGGTGGGAACAGGCGAAACTAATGATATATCTCCATACAGCCTTAATATCCTTGGTGACTTTAATCTTGCCGGCGAAATATGGTTAATCAGAGATTATTTCAAACGTATGGGTGTTGAGGTTGTCGCCAATATCACCGGGGACGGGCGGGTTGAAGATATAAAAAGAGCCCATGGTGCAAAATTAAATGTTGTTCAGTGTTCCGGGTCTACCATGGATCTGGCAAATATGATGGAAGAAACCTACGGTATTCCTTCTATAAGAGTTTCATATTTCGGTGTGGAAGATATGGCCCAGGCTCTTTATGATGTCGCAAATTATTTTGGTGATAGCCAAATGATAGAAAAAACCAGGGAACTGGTTAAAGACGAACTTGCGGTTCTTTACCCTGAATTAAAAAAATATAAAAAAGCGCTTGAAGGAAAAAAAGCAGCCATATATGTCGGCGGGGCATTCAAGGCTTTTTCTCTGGTTAAGGCATTAAGACATCTTGGAATGAAAGTAGTAATGGTAGGGTCTCAGACCGGCACCAAAGAAGACTACGAAGAACTTGAAGAGATTACTGATCCGGGCACAATAATAGTTGATGATTCCAATCCGCTGGAGCTTTCACAGTTTGTCAAGGAAAAGGGAGTGGATATTTTTATAGGAGGAGTAAAAGAACGCCCGGTTGCATTCAAGCTTGGTGTGGGATTTTGCGATCATAATCACGAGAGAAAAATCGGGTTGGAAGGATTTGAAGGCATGCTCAATTTTGCCAAAGAAGTTTATAACACTGTTATGAGCCCGGTATGGCGTTTTGTCCCCCGCAATACTACAGGAGATGTGAAAAATGTCTGA